The following are from one region of the Streptomyces rubrogriseus genome:
- a CDS encoding Lrp/AsnC family transcriptional regulator, with amino-acid sequence MAGTGIDRLDGRIIGLLAREPRIGVLEMSRRLGVARGTAQARLDRLQSNGVIRGFGPEVDPAALGYPVTAFATLEIRQGQGADVRAHLATVPEVLELHTTTGTGDMLCRLVARSNADLQRVIDRVVGFDGIVRAATAIVMENPVPLRIIPLVEQAAGDSGGHD; translated from the coding sequence ATGGCGGGTACGGGGATCGACCGGCTGGACGGGCGGATCATCGGTCTGCTGGCGCGGGAGCCGCGGATCGGGGTGCTGGAGATGTCCCGACGGCTCGGGGTGGCGCGCGGCACCGCGCAGGCGCGGCTCGACCGGCTTCAGTCGAACGGAGTCATACGCGGCTTCGGACCCGAAGTGGACCCGGCGGCCCTCGGCTACCCGGTCACCGCGTTCGCCACGCTGGAGATCCGGCAGGGCCAAGGCGCCGACGTACGGGCGCACTTGGCGACGGTGCCGGAGGTGCTGGAGCTGCACACCACGACCGGCACCGGGGACATGCTGTGCCGCCTGGTGGCCCGCTCGAACGCCGATCTCCAGCGGGTGATCGACCGGGTTGTCGGTTTTGATGGCATCGTCCGGGCCGCCACGGCGATCGTCATGGAGAACCCCGTTCCGCTGCGGATCATCCCGCTGGTGGAGCAGGCGGCCGGGGACAGCGGCGGACACGACTGA
- a CDS encoding ABC transporter permease encodes MSGSARRPEGEHEVKGLAFRDEGGDEAEDGGARGGAPAPSPVAAGPRVGWRKLTFLPVVLIAVLLATWLWYRQADLDALSRNALGNGQVTKALWQHVQLTVISTFFVLIIAIPLGILLTRKAFRKATPFAMAFANMGQATPAIGLLALLVIWLGIGRRAALIGIIIYAVLPVLSNTIAGLKANDPTLLEAARGIGMSPLGVLTRVELPLAVPLILAGVRTALVLNVGTATLATFGGGGGLGVLITTGITSQRMPVLVLGSVLTVALALLVDWLASLAELLLRPRGLEVGA; translated from the coding sequence GTGAGCGGCTCCGCGCGCCGCCCCGAGGGCGAGCACGAGGTCAAGGGGCTCGCCTTCCGGGACGAGGGCGGGGACGAGGCGGAGGATGGCGGGGCGCGGGGCGGGGCGCCCGCGCCGTCCCCGGTGGCGGCGGGCCCCCGGGTCGGCTGGCGCAAGCTGACCTTCCTGCCGGTCGTCCTGATCGCCGTACTGCTGGCGACCTGGCTGTGGTACCGGCAGGCGGACCTGGACGCGCTCAGCCGGAACGCCCTCGGCAACGGCCAGGTCACCAAGGCCCTGTGGCAGCACGTCCAGCTGACGGTGATCTCCACCTTCTTCGTGCTGATCATCGCGATCCCGCTGGGCATCCTGCTCACCCGCAAGGCGTTCCGGAAGGCCACCCCGTTCGCGATGGCCTTCGCCAACATGGGCCAGGCGACCCCGGCGATCGGTCTGCTGGCGCTGCTGGTGATCTGGCTGGGCATCGGCCGCCGGGCCGCCCTGATCGGCATCATCATCTACGCCGTCCTGCCCGTCCTGTCCAACACCATCGCCGGCCTGAAGGCGAACGACCCGACGCTCCTGGAGGCGGCCCGCGGCATCGGGATGTCCCCGCTGGGCGTGCTCACCCGGGTGGAACTCCCGCTGGCCGTCCCGCTGATCCTGGCCGGCGTGCGCACGGCCCTCGTCCTGAACGTCGGTACGGCGACGCTGGCGACCTTCGGCGGCGGCGGTGGCCTGGGCGTGCTGATCACCACCGGGATCACCAGCCAGCGGATGCCGGTGCTGGTGCTGGGCTCGGTCCTCACCGTCGCGCTGGCGCTGCTGGTGGACTGGCTGGCCTCGCTGGCCGAACTGCTGCTGCGGCCGCGGGGACTGGAGGTGGGCGCATGA
- a CDS encoding ABC transporter permease, whose product MNFWDFLGSRHQQLLADAYQHASAVFQCMVVATLLGVLIGVLTYRSDWAGNVATLSTSAILTIPSLAMIGLLIPILGLGVPPTVTALTLYGLLPIVRNSIVGLRGVDPALVDAAKGIGMSRPARLLRVELPLAWPPILTGIRVSTQMLMGIAAIAAYASGPGLGNEIFRGIASLGSKNALNQVLAGTLGIIVLALLFDAAYVLLGRLTIPRGIRV is encoded by the coding sequence GTGAACTTCTGGGACTTCCTGGGCAGCCGCCACCAGCAGCTGCTCGCCGACGCCTACCAGCACGCCAGCGCGGTCTTCCAGTGCATGGTCGTGGCGACCCTGCTCGGGGTGCTGATCGGCGTCCTCACCTACCGCAGCGACTGGGCGGGGAACGTGGCCACCCTGTCCACGTCGGCCATCCTCACCATCCCGTCGCTGGCCATGATCGGTCTGCTCATCCCGATCCTGGGGCTCGGCGTGCCGCCGACGGTGACCGCGCTGACCCTGTACGGGCTGCTGCCGATCGTGCGCAACTCGATCGTGGGCCTGCGCGGCGTCGACCCGGCGCTGGTGGACGCCGCCAAGGGCATCGGGATGTCGCGTCCGGCGCGGCTGCTGCGGGTGGAGCTGCCGCTGGCCTGGCCGCCGATCCTGACCGGCATCCGGGTCTCCACGCAGATGCTGATGGGCATCGCGGCGATCGCCGCCTACGCCTCCGGGCCGGGCCTCGGCAACGAGATCTTCCGCGGGATCGCCTCGCTGGGCAGCAAGAACGCGCTCAACCAGGTCCTCGCGGGCACGCTCGGGATCATCGTCCTGGCCCTGCTGTTCGACGCGGCGTACGTACTGCTGGGACGGCTGACCATTCCGAGGGGGATCCGTGTCTGA
- a CDS encoding betaine/proline/choline family ABC transporter ATP-binding protein (Members of the family are the ATP-binding subunit of ABC transporters for substrates such as betaine, L-proline or other amino acids, choline, carnitine, etc. The substrate specificity is best determined from the substrate-binding subunit, rather than this subunit, as it interacts with the permease subunit and not with substrate directly.), which translates to MSGSVSDDGRGEASGGTTGATIELEALTKRYPGNPQPAVENVSMEIKAGETVIFVGPSGCGKSTTLKMINRLIEPSGGRIRINGEDVTDIDPVKLRRKVGYAIQSSGLFPHMTVAQNIALVPKMIGWSKARIRDRVEEMLDLVGLDAGEFHGRYPRQLSGGQQQRVGVARALAADPPVLLMDEPFGAVDPITRDHLQDELIRLQHELHKTIVFVTHDFDEAIKLGDRIAVLRERSHIAQFDTPEAILTNPADDFVSGFVGAGAALKRLNLTRVRDVGITDYPTVTVEDPLQDIFDRLRESGTNEILLLDRRGRPYKWLRRGDLMRARGSLARAGTLVHDTVTRDATLRDALEAVLTDNAGRVAVTGRRGAYEGVVDMETLMNSVHELLEADRLDALEHQHDLEETRATQTHTEQEGFGEVGGRA; encoded by the coding sequence GTGTCCGGTTCCGTTTCCGACGACGGCCGCGGCGAGGCGTCCGGCGGCACCACCGGGGCGACCATCGAGCTGGAGGCCCTCACCAAGCGCTACCCGGGCAATCCGCAGCCCGCCGTCGAGAACGTGTCGATGGAGATCAAGGCCGGGGAGACGGTCATCTTCGTGGGCCCCTCGGGCTGCGGGAAGTCCACCACCCTGAAGATGATCAACCGGCTGATCGAGCCCAGCGGCGGCCGCATCCGCATCAACGGCGAGGACGTCACCGACATCGACCCGGTGAAGCTGCGCCGCAAGGTCGGCTACGCGATCCAGTCCTCCGGTCTCTTCCCGCACATGACCGTCGCCCAGAACATCGCACTCGTACCGAAGATGATCGGCTGGTCGAAGGCGCGGATCCGGGACCGGGTGGAGGAGATGCTGGACCTGGTCGGCCTGGACGCCGGGGAGTTCCACGGCCGCTATCCGCGTCAGCTCTCCGGCGGCCAGCAGCAGCGGGTGGGCGTGGCGCGGGCGCTGGCGGCCGATCCGCCCGTGCTGCTGATGGACGAGCCGTTCGGTGCGGTCGACCCGATCACCCGGGACCACCTCCAGGACGAGCTGATCCGCCTCCAGCACGAACTGCACAAGACGATCGTCTTCGTCACCCACGACTTCGACGAGGCGATCAAGCTGGGCGACCGGATCGCCGTGCTCCGCGAACGCTCGCACATCGCGCAGTTCGACACCCCGGAGGCGATCCTCACCAACCCGGCGGACGACTTCGTCTCCGGCTTCGTGGGCGCGGGCGCGGCCCTCAAGCGCCTGAACCTGACCCGGGTGCGGGACGTGGGCATCACGGACTACCCGACGGTGACCGTGGAGGACCCGCTCCAGGACATCTTCGACCGGCTGCGGGAGTCGGGCACCAACGAGATCCTGCTCCTGGACCGGCGCGGACGCCCCTACAAGTGGCTGCGGCGCGGCGACCTGATGCGGGCCAGGGGCTCGCTGGCCCGGGCCGGGACGCTGGTCCACGACACGGTGACCCGGGACGCGACGCTGCGGGACGCGCTGGAGGCGGTGCTCACCGACAACGCGGGGCGGGTCGCGGTCACCGGGCGGCGCGGCGCGTACGAGGGCGTCGTCGACATGGAGACGCTGATGAACTCCGTGCACGAACTGCTGGAGGCCGACCGGCTGGACGCGCTGGAGCACCAGCACGACCTGGAGGAGACCCGGGCCACCCAGACGCACACCGAGCAGGAGGGCTTCGGCGAGGTCGGAGGCCGCGCGTGA
- a CDS encoding MFS transporter: MTVPEPRDTDVAVPAEPSVPAAAPAETVLSRAYRALSIGIVSVIVLIAFEATAVGTAMPVAARELDGVSLYAFAFSGYFTTSLFGMVLSGQWSDRRGPLAPLTTGIASFAAGLVLSGTAGAMWLFILGRAVQGFGGGLVIVALYVVVGRAYPERLRPAIMAAFAAGWVVPSVVGPLASGAVTEHLGWRWVFVGIPVLVVVPLALALPQIRSRASGPVGGGDTPASFDGRRIRLALAISLGAGLLQYAAQDLRPIALLPGAVGVALLVPAVLGLLPRGTYRAVRGLPSVVLLRGVAAGSFIAAESFVPLMLVTQRGLSPTLAGLSLAAGGATWAGGSWLQSRPRLEPYRERLMALGMLLVAAAITTAPSVLIDAVPAWTVAVAWAFGCFGMGLVISSTSVLLLKLSAPEEAGTNSAALQISDGLSNVVLLSAGGAAFAALGGGTVSHTATEATGSHPAAFAVVFLPMAAVALVGAWVATRVREK, translated from the coding sequence ATGACCGTCCCTGAGCCCCGCGACACCGATGTCGCCGTCCCCGCCGAGCCCTCCGTCCCCGCCGCCGCCCCCGCCGAGACCGTGCTGAGCCGCGCCTACCGGGCGCTGAGCATCGGCATCGTCTCCGTCATCGTGCTGATCGCCTTCGAGGCGACGGCGGTCGGCACGGCGATGCCGGTGGCGGCGCGGGAGCTGGACGGGGTGTCGCTGTACGCGTTCGCGTTCTCGGGGTACTTCACGACCAGCCTGTTCGGGATGGTGCTCTCCGGGCAGTGGTCGGACCGGCGCGGGCCGCTGGCCCCGCTGACGACCGGCATCGCCTCCTTCGCGGCCGGGCTCGTGCTGTCCGGGACGGCGGGCGCGATGTGGCTGTTCATCCTCGGGCGGGCCGTGCAGGGGTTCGGCGGCGGCCTCGTGATCGTGGCGCTGTACGTCGTCGTCGGCCGGGCCTACCCGGAGCGGCTGCGGCCCGCGATCATGGCGGCGTTCGCGGCGGGCTGGGTGGTCCCGTCCGTCGTCGGACCGCTGGCCTCCGGCGCCGTGACCGAGCACCTCGGCTGGCGCTGGGTGTTCGTCGGCATCCCGGTGCTGGTCGTCGTCCCGCTGGCCCTCGCGCTGCCGCAGATACGCAGCCGCGCGTCCGGCCCCGTCGGGGGAGGGGACACCCCGGCCTCCTTCGACGGCCGCCGGATCCGCCTCGCCCTCGCCATCTCGCTGGGCGCGGGCCTGCTCCAGTACGCCGCCCAGGACCTGCGCCCGATCGCCCTGCTGCCGGGAGCCGTGGGCGTCGCGCTGCTCGTCCCCGCCGTCCTCGGCCTGCTGCCGCGCGGCACCTACCGGGCGGTGCGCGGCCTGCCCTCCGTGGTCCTGCTGCGCGGGGTGGCCGCGGGGTCGTTCATCGCCGCCGAGTCCTTCGTCCCGCTGATGCTGGTCACGCAGCGGGGGCTCAGCCCGACCCTGGCCGGACTCTCCCTGGCGGCCGGCGGCGCGACCTGGGCCGGCGGCTCGTGGCTCCAGTCCCGGCCGCGCCTGGAGCCGTACCGGGAGCGTCTGATGGCCCTCGGCATGCTCCTGGTCGCGGCGGCCATCACCACGGCCCCCAGCGTGCTGATCGACGCCGTCCCCGCCTGGACGGTGGCCGTCGCCTGGGCCTTCGGCTGCTTCGGCATGGGCCTGGTGATCTCCTCCACCAGCGTGCTCCTGCTCAAGCTCTCCGCCCCCGAGGAGGCCGGTACCAACTCCGCCGCCCTCCAGATCTCCGACGGCCTCTCCAACGTCGTCCTGCTGTCGGCCGGCGGCGCGGCCTTCGCGGCGCTCGGCGGCGGCACGGTCAGCCACACGGCCACCGAGGCGACCGGCTCCCACCCGGCCGCCTTCGCGGTGGTGTTCCTGCCGATGGCGGCGGTGGCGCTGGTCGGGGCGTGGGTGGCGACACGGGTGCGGGAGAAGTGA
- a CDS encoding glycine betaine ABC transporter substrate-binding protein: MRRRTCWALAAALLSASAGCGLTSGSPMVDDVEPGTIGKGKPLDGADLTVTSKEFTEQLVLGAIMGIAFEAAGAEVLDRTGIQGSVGTRAAVENGDADATYEYTGTAWITYLGNSKPIPDPEQQWKAVKEADAKKGLTWLEPARLNNTYALAMNQANYKKYRTKTLSEVTALSKSDPGAVTLCVEGEFANRADGLPGLEKAYGMSLPAGNITQMDTGIIYTQTAKGACTYGEVYTTDGRIKSMNLVVMEDDKKFFPNYNAAPMVRTATLKKWPAIASVLDPVTKALTNDVAQTLNAKVDVDGEDPHQVALDWMKAKGFVKEG, encoded by the coding sequence ATGAGACGGCGTACCTGCTGGGCGCTGGCCGCCGCACTCCTTTCCGCCTCCGCCGGGTGCGGGCTGACCAGCGGCTCCCCGATGGTCGACGACGTGGAACCGGGGACCATCGGCAAGGGGAAGCCGCTGGACGGGGCCGATCTCACGGTCACCTCGAAGGAGTTCACCGAGCAACTGGTCCTCGGCGCGATCATGGGCATCGCCTTCGAGGCGGCCGGGGCCGAGGTGCTCGACCGCACCGGCATCCAGGGCTCGGTCGGCACCCGCGCGGCGGTCGAGAACGGCGACGCCGACGCCACGTACGAGTACACCGGCACCGCGTGGATCACCTACCTGGGCAACAGCAAGCCGATCCCCGACCCGGAGCAGCAGTGGAAGGCGGTGAAGGAGGCCGACGCGAAGAAGGGGCTGACGTGGCTGGAGCCGGCCCGCCTGAACAACACGTACGCGCTGGCGATGAACCAGGCCAACTACAAGAAGTACCGGACGAAGACCCTCTCGGAGGTCACCGCCCTGTCCAAGTCGGACCCGGGCGCGGTGACGCTGTGCGTGGAGGGCGAGTTCGCCAACCGCGCGGACGGCCTGCCGGGCCTGGAGAAGGCGTACGGCATGTCGCTGCCCGCCGGGAACATCACGCAGATGGACACCGGCATCATCTACACCCAGACCGCTAAGGGCGCCTGCACCTACGGCGAGGTGTACACCACCGACGGGCGGATCAAGTCCATGAACCTGGTGGTGATGGAGGACGACAAGAAGTTCTTCCCGAACTACAACGCGGCGCCCATGGTCCGTACGGCCACCCTGAAGAAGTGGCCGGCGATCGCGTCGGTCCTGGACCCGGTCACGAAGGCGCTGACCAACGACGTGGCGCAGACCCTGAACGCGAAGGTCGACGTGGACGGCGAGGACCCGCACCAGGTGGCGCTGGACTGGATGAAGGCGAAGGGCTTCGTGAAGGAGGGGTAG
- a CDS encoding IclR family transcriptional regulator has product MTAETSQTLDRGLRVLKLLADTDHGLTVTELSHKLGVNRTVVYRLLATLEQHALVRRDLGGRARVGLGVLGLGRQVHPLVREAAMPALRALAEDIGATAHLTLVDGAEALAVAVVEPTWTDYHVAYRAGFRHPLERGAAGKAILAARQPPRPTADDAVDDPGYTLTHGELEAGACGAAAPLLGVTGVEGSVGVVMLADVVPERVGERVKHAAREVAEALR; this is encoded by the coding sequence GTGACCGCGGAGACCTCTCAGACGCTCGACCGGGGACTGCGCGTCCTCAAACTGCTGGCCGATACGGACCACGGGCTGACCGTCACCGAGCTGTCCCACAAACTGGGCGTCAACCGGACCGTCGTGTACCGGTTGCTCGCCACGCTGGAGCAGCACGCACTCGTACGCCGCGACCTGGGCGGCCGCGCCCGCGTCGGCCTCGGCGTACTGGGCCTGGGCCGCCAGGTGCACCCCCTGGTCCGCGAGGCCGCCATGCCGGCCCTGCGCGCGCTGGCCGAGGACATAGGGGCGACGGCCCACCTGACCCTGGTGGACGGCGCCGAGGCGCTGGCCGTCGCGGTCGTGGAACCGACCTGGACCGACTACCACGTCGCCTACCGCGCGGGCTTCCGCCACCCCCTGGAACGGGGCGCCGCGGGCAAGGCGATCCTGGCCGCCCGCCAGCCTCCCCGGCCCACCGCCGACGACGCCGTGGACGACCCCGGCTACACCCTCACCCACGGCGAGCTGGAGGCCGGCGCCTGCGGAGCGGCGGCCCCCCTGCTCGGCGTCACGGGGGTGGAGGGCAGCGTCGGCGTGGTGATGCTGGCCGACGTGGTCCCCGAACGGGTCGGCGAACGCGTGAAGCACGCCGCCCGGGAGGTGGCGGAGGCGCTGCGGTGA
- a CDS encoding S16 family serine protease has product MLSRLTRPQFLAVCGLPVVALLATALFAPLPFSVAQPGLTADVLGKNRGAEVITISGAPTHDTSGQLRMTTIEATGPDASIHLGDVLGSWFDTDRAVMPRDAVYPSGDDVSEIEQYNQEQMKESQDSATTAALRYLRMDKGDVDVELRLEDVGGPSAGLLFSLGIVDKLGAGDLTGGKVVAGTGTITDGGKVGAVGGVPLKTQAARRDGATVFLVPKAECSDAQAELPKGLRLIPVTTLEGAVDSLKALESGKGDVPAC; this is encoded by the coding sequence GTGCTCTCTCGTCTCACGCGTCCCCAGTTCCTCGCCGTCTGCGGTCTGCCCGTCGTGGCGCTGCTCGCGACCGCCCTGTTCGCGCCCCTGCCGTTCTCCGTGGCGCAGCCGGGGCTGACGGCCGACGTGCTGGGGAAGAACCGGGGCGCCGAGGTGATCACGATCAGCGGCGCGCCGACGCACGACACCAGCGGCCAGCTGCGGATGACGACGATCGAGGCGACCGGGCCGGACGCGAGCATCCACCTCGGGGACGTGCTCGGCAGCTGGTTCGACACCGACCGGGCCGTGATGCCGCGCGACGCCGTCTACCCGAGCGGCGACGACGTGAGCGAGATCGAGCAGTACAACCAGGAGCAGATGAAGGAGTCCCAGGACTCGGCCACCACGGCCGCGCTCCGCTACCTCCGGATGGACAAGGGCGACGTCGACGTCGAGCTCCGCCTGGAGGACGTCGGCGGACCCAGCGCCGGGCTGCTGTTCTCGCTCGGCATCGTCGACAAGCTCGGCGCCGGCGACCTCACCGGGGGCAAGGTCGTCGCGGGCACCGGGACCATCACCGACGGCGGCAAGGTCGGCGCCGTCGGCGGGGTGCCGCTCAAGACGCAGGCCGCCCGGCGGGACGGGGCCACCGTCTTCCTGGTGCCGAAGGCGGAGTGCTCGGACGCGCAGGCCGAGCTGCCGAAGGGGCTGCGGCTGATCCCGGTCACCACCCTCGAGGGCGCCGTCGACTCGCTGAAGGCGCTGGAGAGCGGCAAGGGCGACGTCCCGGCCTGCTGA
- a CDS encoding DEAD/DEAH box helicase yields MTTTASSSTSHHLSPAFPGRAPWGTAGKLRAWQQGAMEKYLQDQPRDFLAVATPGAGKTTFALTLASWLLHHHVVQQVTVVAPTEHLKKQWAEAAARIGIKLDPEYSAGPLSREYQGIAITYAGVGVRPMLHRNRVEQRKTLVILDEIHHAGDSKSWGEACLEAFEPATRRLALTGTPFRSDTNPIPFVAYEEGNDGIRRSAADYTYGYGSALSDGVVRPVIFMSYSGNMRWRTKAGDEIAARLGEPMTKDAVSQAWRTALDPRGEWMPAVLRAADQRLTEVRKAIPDAGALVIAADQDSARAYAKLIREITGDKATVVLSDDAGASKNIDTFSQGTDRWMVAVRMVSEGVDVPRLAVGVYATTISTPLFFAQAVGRFVRSRRRGETASVFLPTVPDLLTFANEMERERDHVLDKPKKDGEEDPYAESEKEMDEANREQDEDTGEQEQFAFEALESEATFDRVMYNGAEFGMQAHPGSEEEQDYLGIPGLLEPDQVQLLLQKRQARQIAHSRKKPDEEADLLELPADRRPVVSHKELMELRKQLNTMVGAYVHQSGKPHGVIHTELRRVCGGPPSAEATGGQLRQRIAKVQEWATRMK; encoded by the coding sequence GTGACTACCACCGCCAGCTCCAGCACCTCGCACCACCTGTCCCCGGCCTTCCCCGGCCGTGCCCCCTGGGGCACCGCCGGCAAGCTGCGGGCCTGGCAGCAGGGGGCGATGGAGAAGTACCTCCAGGACCAGCCCCGGGACTTCCTGGCCGTCGCCACCCCCGGCGCCGGAAAGACGACCTTCGCGCTGACGCTGGCGTCCTGGCTGCTGCACCACCACGTCGTGCAGCAGGTGACCGTGGTCGCGCCGACCGAGCACCTGAAGAAGCAGTGGGCCGAGGCCGCCGCGCGGATAGGGATCAAGCTCGACCCCGAGTACAGCGCGGGCCCGCTCAGCCGCGAGTACCAGGGCATCGCCATCACCTACGCCGGCGTCGGCGTGCGCCCCATGCTGCACCGCAACCGCGTCGAGCAGCGCAAGACCCTCGTCATCCTCGACGAGATCCACCACGCCGGCGACTCCAAGTCCTGGGGCGAGGCCTGCCTGGAGGCGTTCGAGCCGGCCACCCGCCGCCTCGCGCTCACCGGCACGCCCTTCCGCTCCGACACCAACCCCATCCCCTTCGTGGCGTACGAGGAGGGCAACGACGGCATCCGCCGCTCCGCCGCCGACTACACCTACGGCTACGGCTCCGCGCTCTCCGACGGCGTCGTGCGCCCCGTCATCTTCATGAGCTACAGCGGCAACATGCGCTGGCGCACCAAGGCGGGCGACGAGATCGCCGCCCGGCTCGGCGAACCGATGACCAAGGACGCCGTCAGCCAGGCCTGGCGCACCGCGCTCGACCCGCGCGGCGAGTGGATGCCCGCCGTGCTGCGCGCCGCCGACCAGCGGCTCACCGAGGTCAGGAAGGCCATCCCGGACGCCGGGGCGCTCGTCATCGCCGCCGACCAGGACTCCGCCCGCGCCTACGCGAAGCTGATCCGCGAGATCACCGGCGACAAGGCCACCGTCGTACTGTCCGACGACGCGGGCGCCTCGAAGAACATCGACACCTTCAGCCAGGGCACCGACCGCTGGATGGTCGCCGTCCGCATGGTGTCCGAGGGCGTCGACGTGCCCCGCCTCGCGGTCGGCGTCTACGCCACCACCATCTCCACCCCCCTCTTCTTCGCCCAGGCGGTGGGCCGCTTCGTCCGTTCCCGCCGCCGCGGCGAGACCGCCTCCGTCTTCCTCCCCACCGTGCCCGACCTGCTCACCTTCGCCAACGAGATGGAGCGCGAGCGGGACCACGTCCTCGACAAGCCCAAGAAGGACGGCGAGGAGGACCCCTACGCCGAGTCCGAGAAGGAGATGGACGAGGCCAACCGGGAGCAGGACGAGGACACCGGCGAGCAGGAGCAGTTCGCCTTCGAGGCGCTGGAGTCCGAGGCCACCTTCGACCGGGTCATGTACAACGGCGCCGAGTTCGGCATGCAGGCCCACCCGGGCAGCGAGGAGGAGCAGGACTACCTCGGCATCCCGGGACTGCTGGAGCCCGACCAGGTGCAGCTGCTCCTCCAGAAGCGGCAGGCCCGGCAGATCGCGCACAGCCGCAAGAAGCCCGACGAAGAGGCCGACCTGCTCGAACTGCCCGCCGACCGCCGCCCGGTGGTCTCCCACAAGGAGTTGATGGAGCTGCGCAAGCAGCTCAACACCATGGTCGGCGCCTACGTCCACCAGAGCGGCAAACCGCACGGCGTGATCCACACCGAACTGCGCCGCGTGTGCGGCGGCCCGCCCAGCGCCGAGGCGACCGGCGGACAGCTCCGCCAGCGCATCGCCAAGGTCCAGGAGTGGGCGACGCGGATGAAGTGA